From one Solanum stenotomum isolate F172 chromosome 12, ASM1918654v1, whole genome shotgun sequence genomic stretch:
- the LOC125846617 gene encoding DNA (cytosine-5)-methyltransferase DRM2-like, with amino-acid sequence MDKHLSEEDSDNIDWDTEDELEIQDTTFSSCRDLRTNGQYAISGDGEASSSSVPGQSTFIQKFLVMGFSEESIAKAIEQNGENSDLVLDALLTLKAIDDSPEEQPSASPHLEPCINSDDSSSEYNENFLDDVYEEDSWSSDSDYCTNSAKQCYVKEESSSLSEKEQTILFLANMGYPLEEVSIAMERCGPEASLAELTDFICAAQMARAEDPYLPEDVKPKLNHGSGGYKKRKMFNQLCKSKKPRAIFDEETIRLPKPMIGFGVPTESVPAIVRRTIPEQAFGPPFFYYENVALAPKGVWDTISRFLYDIEPEFVDSKYFCATARKRGYIHNLPIENRFPLLPLPPRTINEALPLTKKWWPSWDPRTKLNCLQTAIGSARLTDRIRKAVEAFDGEPPMRVQKFVLDQCRKWNLVWVGRNKVAPLEPDEFEMLLGFPKNHTRGGGISRTDRYKSLGNSFQVDTVAYHLSVLKDMFPNGMNVLSLFSGIGGAEVALYRLGIQLNNVVSVEKSEVNRNIVRSWWEQTNQRGNLIDFDDVQQLNGDRLEQLIDSFGGFDLLIGGSPCNNLAGSNRVSRDGLEGKESSLFYDYVRILDLVKSIMSRQR; translated from the exons ATG GACAAACATCTTTCTGAAGAAGATAGTGACAACATTGACTGGGATACTGAAGATGAGTTAGAAATACAGGATACAACATTTTCTTCATGCAGGGATTTAAGAACTAATGGACAGTATGCTATTAGTGGTGATGGGGAG GCAAGCTCATCATCAGTACCTGGCCAGTCTACGTTCATTCAGAAGTTTTTAGTGATGGGATTTTCTGAAGAGTCCATCGCAAAAGCAATAGAGCAAAATG GAGAAAATTCAGATTTGGTGCTGGATGCTCTTTTGACATTAAAG GCCATCGACGACTCTCCTGAAGAACAGCCCAGTGCTAGCCCTCACCTGGAGCCCTGCATTAATTCTGATGATAGCTCTTCTGAATACAACGAGAACTTTCTGGATGATGTTTATGAGGAAGATAGTTGGTCCTCTGACTCAGACTACTGTACA AATTCTGCTAAACAGTGCTATGTGAAAGAAGAGAGCAGTTCTTTGTCTGAAAAAGAGCAGACAATATTATTTCTGGCAAATATGGGATACCCATTGGAAGAGGTTTCTATAGCAATGGAGAGATGTG GTCCAGAAGCATCACTTGCTGAATTGACAGATTTCATCTGTGCTGCTCAAATGGCAAGAGCAGAAGATCCCTATTTGCCAGAAGATGTAAAG CCAAAACTGAACCATGGTAGTGGTGGATACAAGAAGAGGAAGATGTTCAATCAATTGTGCAAAAGTAAAAAGCCAAGGGCGATTTTTGATGAAGAGACAATTCGTTTGCCCAAACCTATGATTGGATTTGGGGTTCCTACAGAATCAGTTCCTGCAATTGTCCGAAGAACTATTCCGGAGCAAGCTTTTGGCCCCCCTTTTTTCTATTACGAAAATGTTGCTCTAGCTCCAAAGGGTGTGTGGGATACCATTTCCAGATTCCTATATGATATTGAGCCTGAGTTCGTCGATTCAAAGTATTTTTGTGCTACTGCAAGAAAAAGGGGTTATATTCATAACCTACCTATTGAAAATAGATTTCCCTTGCTTCCACTTCCCCCACGCACCATTAATGAGGCACTTCCCCTAACAAAGAAATGGTGGCCATCTTGGGATCCACGGACAAAGTTAAATTGTTTGCAAACAGCTATTGGAAGTGCAAGATTGACTGATAGGATCAGGAAAGCTGTGGAGGCCTTTGACGGTGAGCCACCTATGAGGGTGCAAAAGTTTGTTCTTGATCAATGTCGGAAGTGGAATTTGGTGTGGGTTGGGAGAAACAAAGTTGCTCCTTTGGAGCCAGATGAATTTGAAATGCTATTGGGGTTTCCAAAGAACCATACCAGGGGAGGAGGTATAAGTAGGACCGATAGATACAAATCGCTTGGTAATTCATTCCAG GTTGACACAGTGGCATACCATTTATCAGTGTTGAAAGACATGTTTCCAAATGGGATGAACGTCTTATCACTCTTCTCTGGGATTGGGGGTGCTGAAGTTGCTCTTTACCGTCTTGGGATTCAACTAAACAATGTGGTCTCTGTGGAAAAATCTGAAGTGAACAGAAACATTGTGAGAAGTTGGTGGGAGCAAACTAATCAGAGAGGCAATCttattgattttgatgatgtgCAGCAGTTGAATGGAGACCGCTTGGAGCAACTGATAGATTCATTTGGCGGATTTGATTTACTGATTGGTGGAAGCCCGTGCAACAATCTTGCAGGCAGTAACAGGGTGAGCAGGGACGGTCTTGAAGGCAAAGAATCGTCTCTATTTTATGACTATGTTCGGATACTGGACTTAGTCAAGTCCATAATGTCTAGACAGAGATAG
- the LOC125847174 gene encoding sugar transporter ERD6-like 6 produces MSFREDYASNSDENSIRKPLLLPTKGKDVTRTSFRDDSAISEDGLRKPLLHTGSWYRMGSRQSSMMESSAQTLRESISIYLCVLIVALGSFQFGFTLGYTNPAQSNIMNDLVLSISEFSIFGSLANVGAMVGAIASGQISEYIGRKGTLMIAALPNISGWFAISISRDTSFLYMGRLMGGFGVGIISYVVPVYISEISPQNMRGVLGSINNLCLTVGIMVAYLLGLFASWRMLAVIGMLPCMVLIPGLFFIPESPRWLAIMGNFEDFETSLQVLRGFDTDTSLEMNEIKKSVRSSSKKPSIHFSELKRRRYYYPLLIGIGLLSLQQLSGINGILMYSSNIFKSAGVSSSKAATFGLGAIQVVVTAIAASLVDKAGRRVLLIMSSSLMTVSSFLVATAFYLKILPVDIKSLGGSVATLANWLTSWVVTMTANLLLSWSEGGTFIIYTMVSASTVVFVRIWVPETEGKTLEEIQRFFR; encoded by the exons ATGAGTTTCCGAGAGGATTATGCCAGCAATTCAGATGAGAACTCAATTCGAAAGCCATTATTACTCCCTACGAAAGGGAAAGACGTAACGAGGACGAGTTTTCGAGATGATTCTGCTATCTCTGAGGATGGTCTCCGGAAGCCATTATTACATACTGGAAGCTGGTATCGAATGGGCTCCAGACAGTCCAGCATGATGGAATCATCAGCCCAAACTCTACGCGAATCCATCTCCATTTATCTATGTGTCCTCATTGTAGCATTGGGCTCTTTTCAATTTGGATTCACT tTGGGATATACTAATCCTGCGCAGTCCAATATCATGAATGACCTCGTACTTTCAATTTCAGAG TTTTCGATCTTTGGATCTTTAGCGAATGTGGGTGCAATGGTTGGTGCAATTGCAAGTGGTCAGATATCTGAATACATTGGAAGAAAAGGG ACACTAATGATTGCAGCACTTCCTAATATTAGCGGATGGTTCGCCATTTCAATTTCAAGA GACACATCATTTTTATACATGGGAAGGTTGATGGGAGGTTTTGGCGTTGGCATCATTTCGTATGTG GTTCCTGTATATATATCGGAGATTTCACCTCAAAACATGAGAGGAGTTCTAGGATCTATTAATAAT CTTTGTTTAACAGTTGGGATAATGGTCGCATATCTACTGGGACTCTTTGCGAGCTGGAGAATGCTTGCAGTTATAG GAATGTTGCCATGCATGGTTTTGATACCTGGTCTATTTTTTATACCAGAATCTCCTCGTTGGTTG GCTATAATGGGGAATTTTGAGGATTTTGAAACTTCGTTGCAAGTTCTAAGGGGATTTGACACTGACACATCCTTGGAAATGAATGAGATCAAG AAATCTGTGCGATCATCGAGTAAAAAACCTAGTATTCATTTTTCTGAGCTTAAGAGAAGGCGATACTACTATCCTTTGCTG ATAGGTATTGGATTACTCAGTCTCCAGCAACTCAGCGGCATTAATGGTATCTTAATGTATTCCAGTAACATCTTCAAATCTGCTG GAGTTTCATCTAGTAAAGCTGCAACATTTGGACTCGGGGCAATTCAA GTTGTTGTCACAGCTATAGCTGCATCACTGGTGGACAAGGCGGGTCGCAGAGTACTTCTAATT ATGTCCTCGTCGTTAATGACAGTTAGCAGCTTCCTTGTTGCAACAGCATTCTACCTAAAG ATATTGCCAGTAGACATTAAGAGTCTTGGTGGCAGTGTTGCTACATTGGCAAATTGGCTAACATCATGGGTTGTTACAATGACAGCCAACTTGCTTTTGAGTTGGAGTGAAGGAG GAACATTCATCATCTATACAATGGTATCAGCATCAACAGTTGTTTTTGTTAGGATTTGGGTACCTGAAACCGAAGGGAAAACACTTGAAGAAATTCAACGTTTCTTCAGATGA